From Arthrobacter sp. FW306-2-2C-D06B, a single genomic window includes:
- a CDS encoding homoserine dehydrogenase, whose amino-acid sequence MSEVRTLKVALLGCGNVGAQVARILLDDADALAARTGARLQLSGIAVRNIDSERDVELPRELFTTDADTLVKDADLVIELMGGIEPARSLILTAMQNGACVVTGNKALLAQDGPTLYEEADKAGVQLSYEAAVAGAIPILRPIRDSLSGDRITRVLGIVNGTTNFILDQMDSTGAQFADALAEAQRLGYAEADPTADVEGHDAAAKAAILASLSFHTRFALEDVYCEGITKVSAADIAAAKEAGFVIKLLAIAEKIDNPNGDGGISVRVHPTLLPREHPLAAVRGAFNAVFIEAENAGELMFYGQGAGGTPTASAVLGDLVSAARRVVLGGPGRTETTTGYVPALSIDASTTSYYIGLDVADQAGVLARITHIFAEHGVSIEIMRQTIHRDAASKVESAELKIVTHRASEAALAATVEAVKGLDVINSVTSVLRVEGV is encoded by the coding sequence ATGTCTGAAGTGCGAACCCTGAAGGTGGCCCTGCTGGGCTGTGGCAACGTGGGAGCCCAGGTAGCGCGGATTCTCCTTGACGACGCCGACGCCCTTGCGGCCCGCACTGGCGCACGGCTGCAGCTGTCCGGCATCGCCGTGCGAAACATCGATTCAGAGCGCGACGTCGAACTGCCGCGCGAACTGTTCACCACCGACGCCGACACCCTGGTCAAGGACGCCGACCTGGTGATCGAGCTCATGGGCGGCATCGAGCCGGCCCGTTCGCTCATCCTGACCGCCATGCAGAACGGCGCCTGCGTCGTGACCGGCAACAAGGCACTCCTGGCACAGGATGGCCCCACGCTCTACGAAGAGGCCGACAAGGCCGGCGTCCAGCTCTCCTACGAGGCCGCCGTCGCCGGAGCTATTCCGATCCTGCGCCCCATCCGCGACAGCCTCTCCGGCGACCGCATCACCCGGGTCCTGGGCATCGTCAACGGCACCACCAACTTCATCCTCGACCAGATGGACAGCACCGGTGCGCAGTTCGCTGACGCGCTGGCCGAGGCACAACGGCTCGGATACGCGGAAGCCGACCCGACTGCCGACGTCGAAGGCCACGATGCCGCAGCCAAGGCCGCCATCCTCGCGTCGTTGTCCTTCCACACGCGCTTCGCCCTCGAAGACGTCTACTGCGAAGGCATCACAAAGGTCAGCGCAGCGGATATCGCTGCGGCGAAGGAAGCGGGCTTCGTCATCAAGCTGCTGGCCATCGCGGAGAAGATCGACAACCCAAACGGCGACGGCGGCATTTCAGTCCGCGTCCACCCCACCCTCCTGCCGCGCGAACACCCGCTTGCAGCCGTTCGCGGTGCGTTCAACGCAGTCTTCATCGAAGCCGAAAATGCCGGCGAGTTGATGTTCTACGGCCAGGGCGCCGGCGGGACCCCGACGGCGTCTGCCGTCCTGGGCGACCTCGTCTCGGCGGCCCGCCGCGTGGTGCTTGGCGGCCCCGGTCGTACCGAGACCACCACCGGCTACGTGCCCGCGCTGTCGATCGATGCTTCGACCACGAGCTACTACATCGGTCTCGACGTTGCCGACCAGGCCGGCGTGCTGGCCCGGATCACCCACATCTTTGCGGAGCACGGCGTATCGATTGAAATCATGCGCCAGACGATCCACCGCGACGCCGCCTCGAAGGTTGAGTCTGCCGAGCTGAAGATCGTCACCCATCGCGCATCCGAAGCCGCACTCGCGGCAACCGTCGAGGCCGTCAAGGGCCTGGACGTCATCAATTCTGTGACATCCGTCCTGCGGGTAGAAGGGGTCTAA
- the lysA gene encoding diaminopimelate decarboxylase, translating into MGVQQNPNNAAASPLAPEWLAVPEDVNALHSPMWAEGVQRNDDGELAIDGVPVSELKAQFGTPLFVMSEGDFRARARSFKDAFDAAFEDICGGVDVYYAGKSFLCTAVASWVAEEGLRLDTCSGGELAVAARAGIDGANLGLHGNNKSDAEINRALDMKLGRIVVDSLDELERVAKIASGRGETAKVMLRLTPGVHAHTHEFIATAHEDQKFGLSMAGDTTESAGLSAAEEAVAAATSYSNVDLLGLHCHIGSQIFEPDGFALAAEKLLGFLAAMQAKYSIVLPELDLGGGYGIAYTPVDTPRPPAEIAQAMAAVVRSKCAELGITSPRISIEPGRAIVGTSTFTLYEVGTLKTVRVDAPGATAGHENVTFPRRYVSVDGGMSDNARPVLYDADYSAILASRASDAAPQLSRVVGKHCESGDIVVRDVYLPEDVAAGDLLAVPGTGAYCWALSSNYNYLARPGVVAVRNGSARLIVRGETEEDLLNRDMGVANV; encoded by the coding sequence ATGGGCGTGCAGCAAAACCCCAACAACGCAGCAGCCTCGCCCCTTGCCCCCGAATGGCTCGCCGTGCCGGAGGACGTGAACGCGCTTCACTCGCCGATGTGGGCCGAAGGTGTCCAGAGGAACGACGACGGCGAACTCGCCATTGACGGGGTTCCCGTCAGCGAGCTCAAGGCGCAGTTCGGCACGCCGCTGTTCGTCATGAGCGAGGGCGATTTCCGTGCCCGCGCCCGCTCCTTCAAAGATGCCTTTGATGCGGCTTTTGAGGACATTTGCGGGGGAGTGGACGTCTACTACGCCGGAAAGTCCTTCTTGTGCACGGCCGTTGCCAGCTGGGTGGCCGAGGAAGGCCTGCGCCTGGACACGTGCTCAGGCGGCGAGCTCGCCGTCGCGGCCCGCGCCGGCATCGACGGAGCCAACTTGGGGCTGCACGGCAACAACAAGTCCGATGCCGAAATCAACCGGGCACTGGACATGAAGCTCGGACGCATCGTGGTGGACAGCCTCGATGAGCTTGAGCGGGTTGCCAAGATTGCCTCCGGCCGCGGCGAGACGGCGAAGGTCATGCTGCGGCTGACTCCCGGCGTCCACGCCCACACCCACGAGTTCATCGCCACGGCCCACGAGGACCAAAAGTTCGGTCTTTCCATGGCCGGGGATACCACCGAGTCAGCGGGCCTCTCGGCCGCCGAAGAAGCCGTCGCGGCGGCCACCTCGTACTCCAATGTGGACCTCCTGGGCCTGCATTGCCACATAGGTTCCCAGATCTTCGAGCCGGACGGCTTCGCCCTGGCAGCCGAGAAGCTGTTGGGATTCCTCGCCGCGATGCAGGCGAAGTACTCCATCGTCTTGCCGGAACTGGACCTGGGCGGCGGCTACGGCATCGCCTACACGCCGGTGGACACCCCCCGCCCGCCGGCCGAAATCGCGCAGGCGATGGCCGCCGTCGTACGCTCCAAGTGCGCTGAACTGGGGATCACCTCGCCGCGTATTTCGATCGAACCGGGCCGCGCAATCGTGGGCACCAGCACCTTCACGTTGTACGAGGTCGGCACGCTGAAAACCGTTCGGGTGGATGCGCCTGGCGCGACGGCCGGGCACGAGAACGTTACGTTCCCGCGCCGCTATGTGTCGGTGGACGGCGGCATGAGCGATAACGCCCGTCCGGTGCTGTACGACGCGGATTATTCGGCCATTCTCGCCTCGCGGGCCTCGGACGCCGCCCCGCAACTGTCCCGAGTAGTGGGCAAACATTGCGAGAGCGGCGACATAGTTGTTAGAGATGTATATCTGCCCGAAGACGTGGCAGCCGGTGATCTGCTCGCTGTACCGGGAACCGGCGCTTACTGCTGGGCCCTCTCAAGCAACTACAACTATCTGGCCAGGCCTGGCGTTGTCGCTGTGCGCAATGGATCCGCCCGGCTGATCGTCCGCGGGGAAACCGAAGAAGATCTCTTGAACCGCGACATGGGAGTGGCGAATGTCTGA
- the argS gene encoding arginine--tRNA ligase, protein MTPEELSAAISACLKDAVAAGELALSESALPEDVRVERPKNREHGDWATNIALQLAKHAGTNPREFATILGKRLEAIDGVTAVDIAGPGFLNITVDAAAAGALAKVIVEAGSSYGTNQALAGHVVNMEFVSANPTGPLHIGHTRWAALGDSIARVLRASGADVTAEYYINDAGSQMNVFANSVLSRLHGRGVPEGGYPGEYIRELGDEVLKAHPAIRELTDEAALPVIRSAAYKAQMKDIKDTLAGFGVAFDVFFSEQELHDGGAIESAVARLREQGHVFDDGGAVWLRTTDFGDDKDRVMIRANGEPTYFAADAAYYLSKKDRGFTEKIYLLGADHHGYINRLKAIAACAGDDPEVNIEVLIGQLVSVNGAKLSKRAGNIIELKDLIEWLGKDAVRYSLARFPADSPLTLDPELLKKNSNENPVFYVQYAHARSRGTARNAIEAGVDHSAFDASLLDHATENELLSYLGSYPSIVAKAAELREPHRVARHLEVIAGAYHRWYDACRVSPLGDEPVQDVNRTRLWLNDATSQVLANGLELLGVSAPERM, encoded by the coding sequence GTGACTCCCGAAGAACTCTCAGCCGCCATATCCGCCTGCCTGAAAGACGCTGTCGCCGCCGGCGAGCTTGCCCTTTCCGAATCTGCCCTCCCCGAGGATGTGCGCGTGGAGCGACCGAAGAACCGGGAGCACGGCGACTGGGCCACGAACATTGCCTTGCAGCTTGCCAAGCATGCAGGGACCAACCCGCGTGAATTCGCTACAATCCTGGGCAAGCGCCTGGAAGCGATCGACGGCGTCACAGCCGTGGACATCGCGGGCCCGGGCTTCCTCAACATCACCGTGGATGCAGCCGCCGCCGGCGCCCTGGCCAAGGTCATCGTCGAGGCGGGAAGCTCCTACGGAACCAACCAGGCGCTCGCGGGCCATGTGGTCAACATGGAATTCGTCTCGGCCAACCCGACGGGACCGCTGCACATCGGCCACACGCGTTGGGCCGCCCTGGGCGATTCCATTGCCCGGGTCCTCCGTGCCTCCGGTGCGGACGTCACCGCGGAGTACTACATCAACGACGCCGGATCGCAGATGAACGTTTTCGCGAACTCGGTACTGTCCCGCCTGCACGGACGCGGCGTTCCTGAGGGCGGCTACCCGGGTGAGTACATCCGGGAACTCGGCGACGAGGTTCTCAAGGCCCATCCGGCAATCCGCGAGTTGACCGACGAGGCAGCACTGCCCGTGATCCGTTCCGCCGCCTATAAGGCCCAGATGAAGGACATCAAGGACACCCTGGCAGGGTTCGGTGTGGCTTTCGATGTCTTCTTCTCCGAGCAGGAACTGCACGACGGGGGAGCGATCGAATCCGCCGTCGCCCGCCTCCGGGAGCAGGGCCACGTGTTCGACGACGGCGGGGCCGTCTGGCTGCGCACCACGGACTTCGGCGATGACAAGGACCGCGTGATGATCCGTGCCAACGGCGAACCCACGTATTTCGCCGCCGACGCCGCGTACTACCTGTCGAAGAAGGACCGCGGCTTCACGGAGAAGATCTACCTGCTCGGAGCCGACCACCACGGGTACATCAACCGGCTCAAGGCCATCGCCGCCTGTGCAGGCGATGACCCCGAGGTCAACATCGAGGTCCTGATCGGCCAGCTGGTGTCCGTCAACGGCGCCAAGCTGTCCAAGCGTGCCGGAAACATCATCGAGCTCAAGGACCTTATCGAATGGCTCGGGAAGGACGCCGTGCGTTACTCGCTCGCGCGCTTCCCCGCCGATTCGCCACTGACGCTGGATCCGGAACTGCTGAAGAAGAACAGCAACGAAAACCCTGTGTTCTACGTCCAGTACGCGCATGCCCGCTCCCGCGGCACGGCACGCAACGCGATCGAGGCCGGCGTCGATCACAGCGCCTTCGACGCGTCCCTGCTGGACCACGCCACCGAGAACGAGCTGCTCTCCTACTTGGGCAGCTACCCGTCCATCGTTGCCAAGGCAGCGGAGCTCCGCGAACCGCACCGTGTGGCCCGCCACCTCGAGGTCATCGCCGGCGCCTACCACCGCTGGTACGACGCTTGCCGCGTCTCACCGCTCGGCGACGAGCCGGTGCAGGACGTCAACCGCACACGGTTGTGGCTCAACGACGCCACGAGCCAGGTGCTTGCCAACGGACTTGAACTCCTCGGCGTTTCAGCTCCGGAACGGATGTGA
- a CDS encoding FMN-binding protein, with product MTTPLRKGLLVGAAGLSLASSVAACAPSAQGSTPQKTSTISGPYKDGTYSADGDYISPNGGETVGVKLTLAGSTISAVDITVHANNPNTKEFQGQFKNGIAAQVVGKKLDEINVSKVAGSSLTSEGFNKAVETIKSEAK from the coding sequence ATGACTACGCCACTCCGCAAGGGCCTTCTGGTGGGCGCCGCCGGCCTCTCCCTGGCCAGTTCGGTGGCAGCTTGCGCCCCCTCGGCCCAAGGCAGCACCCCGCAAAAGACCTCCACGATTTCCGGCCCGTATAAGGACGGTACCTACAGCGCGGACGGGGACTACATTTCACCCAACGGTGGTGAAACCGTGGGCGTCAAGCTGACCTTGGCCGGTAGCACGATTTCCGCGGTGGACATCACCGTCCATGCCAACAACCCGAACACCAAGGAATTCCAGGGGCAGTTCAAGAACGGCATCGCCGCGCAGGTGGTCGGCAAGAAACTGGACGAGATCAACGTCTCAAAGGTAGCCGGCTCCTCGCTGACCAGCGAAGGATTCAACAAGGCCGTCGAAACCATCAAGTCCGAGGCCAAATAG
- a CDS encoding FAD:protein FMN transferase, with translation MTHTGWSVFSFDGIGTRWEISTPEELPDGVRASLLGVVEDYDRSYSRFRDDSLLAALAREAGTVTLPAGAGELEQLFKKLYRLSNGAMTPLIGGSLERLGYGPGYALRPLGHPMPAPRWEDVLDWNGTKISASAPVVLDIGAAGKGQLVDLAAAVLRSAGITEFLVDASGDMLHSGAEPLGVALEHPYDPSQAIGVVKLRCRALCASAANRRAWGDGLHHVLDGATGRPIETVVATWTMAATAMEADALATALFMVDPTVLEGEFDFSWLKVYSDGHAAYSAGFEGTLFS, from the coding sequence ATGACACACACCGGCTGGAGCGTTTTCAGCTTCGACGGCATCGGGACAAGATGGGAAATCTCGACGCCGGAGGAACTCCCGGACGGGGTGCGCGCCAGCCTGCTCGGCGTCGTGGAGGACTACGACCGAAGCTATTCGCGTTTCCGGGACGACTCCCTGCTTGCAGCGCTCGCCCGTGAAGCCGGCACCGTCACCCTCCCCGCCGGGGCAGGAGAGTTGGAACAGCTATTCAAAAAGCTGTACCGCCTCAGCAACGGCGCCATGACGCCTCTCATCGGCGGCAGCCTCGAGCGTCTGGGCTATGGTCCAGGCTATGCCCTGCGGCCCCTCGGCCACCCCATGCCGGCGCCGCGTTGGGAAGACGTCCTCGACTGGAACGGCACAAAGATCTCCGCTTCCGCACCGGTGGTCCTGGACATCGGCGCTGCCGGGAAGGGCCAATTGGTGGACCTTGCGGCTGCGGTCCTGCGCTCAGCGGGAATCACGGAGTTCCTTGTCGATGCCAGCGGCGACATGCTCCATTCCGGGGCGGAACCCTTGGGCGTGGCCCTCGAACACCCGTACGACCCCAGCCAGGCGATCGGCGTCGTCAAACTCCGCTGCCGAGCGCTGTGCGCTTCCGCCGCCAACCGGCGCGCGTGGGGCGACGGACTGCACCATGTCCTCGACGGCGCTACCGGGCGCCCGATTGAGACGGTTGTGGCCACGTGGACCATGGCTGCCACGGCAATGGAAGCCGATGCCTTGGCCACGGCGCTCTTCATGGTGGATCCGACGGTGCTTGAGGGAGAATTCGATTTCTCCTGGCTCAAGGTCTATTCGGACGGACATGCCGCCTATTCGGCCGGCTTCGAAGGGACACTGTTCTCATGA
- a CDS encoding FAD-dependent oxidoreductase, which produces MIAIKARVDAWLGHFTMYRLILWVLAVLAAYSLVLDALGWLSFGLPEMLVHLVLCLALTYASNRLMAMLFKVQPHSESSLITGFLLYFLFWPTELTPSVQIQDLAGVAVACVLASASKYVLAFRGRHIFNPAAAGAFIAGLTGLNIATWWAATPAMLWLLVPGVLLVLYRTLKVLMACVFLVVALSVVCAVLLRGGMAFGSAVSQPIAQQPLLFFVGFMLTEPLTLPPRRWQQVALAAVVGLLFAVPYNLAGVIANSPELALLIGNLLAFLVGQRGGIMLTYKGSRPLTPFTTEFRFEPRRPVRFLPGQFMELNLPHSRSDGKGRRRVFSITSPPGSPEMTFGVGTAEPVSTAKRALLALEPGECITGTAVGGDFVLPSDAGKPVLLIAAGIGIAPFLSQLASGDSARRDIVVLYLAPSVAELAGSDVLEASGARVIARLSDGSPPPSFMHDAGRSRIDGDSLRELIPDVAERDVYVSGSPANVDALRSAARHAGARRIHVDAFAGY; this is translated from the coding sequence ATGATTGCCATCAAAGCGCGTGTGGATGCCTGGCTTGGCCATTTCACGATGTACCGGCTGATCCTCTGGGTCCTTGCCGTGCTCGCGGCGTACAGCCTGGTGTTGGACGCCTTGGGCTGGCTAAGCTTCGGGCTGCCTGAAATGCTCGTCCACCTCGTGCTGTGCCTGGCTCTGACGTACGCATCCAACCGGCTCATGGCGATGCTCTTCAAGGTCCAGCCGCATTCGGAGTCCTCGCTCATCACGGGCTTTCTGTTGTACTTCCTGTTCTGGCCCACCGAGCTGACACCCTCGGTCCAGATCCAGGATCTCGCCGGAGTCGCCGTGGCATGTGTCCTCGCCTCGGCATCCAAATACGTCCTGGCCTTCCGCGGACGGCATATTTTCAACCCCGCCGCCGCGGGTGCCTTCATTGCCGGGCTCACGGGCTTGAACATCGCCACGTGGTGGGCGGCAACTCCTGCCATGCTGTGGCTCCTGGTCCCCGGGGTGCTGCTGGTGCTGTACCGGACGCTGAAGGTTCTCATGGCCTGCGTTTTCCTCGTAGTGGCGCTCTCGGTGGTGTGCGCCGTACTCTTGCGGGGCGGCATGGCTTTCGGCTCCGCGGTGTCGCAGCCGATCGCGCAGCAGCCGCTTCTCTTTTTCGTCGGCTTCATGCTCACCGAGCCCCTCACCCTGCCTCCCCGGCGATGGCAGCAAGTGGCATTGGCCGCCGTCGTGGGCTTGTTGTTTGCGGTGCCCTACAACCTGGCCGGCGTCATCGCCAATTCGCCGGAACTCGCGCTGCTCATCGGGAACCTCCTCGCGTTCCTCGTGGGGCAGCGGGGCGGAATCATGCTGACGTATAAGGGATCGCGTCCCCTGACGCCCTTCACCACCGAATTCCGTTTTGAGCCACGACGGCCGGTCCGTTTCCTGCCTGGGCAGTTCATGGAACTCAACCTTCCGCATTCGCGCTCCGATGGGAAAGGACGGCGACGGGTCTTCAGCATCACCAGCCCGCCGGGCTCGCCGGAAATGACATTCGGCGTCGGCACGGCGGAACCAGTCTCCACCGCCAAGCGCGCGTTGCTCGCGCTTGAGCCTGGAGAGTGCATCACTGGAACAGCGGTGGGCGGTGACTTTGTCCTGCCGTCCGACGCCGGCAAACCCGTACTGCTCATCGCTGCTGGAATCGGGATTGCGCCTTTCCTTTCCCAACTGGCGTCAGGCGACTCCGCACGAAGGGACATCGTCGTGCTGTATCTCGCCCCCAGCGTTGCCGAACTTGCCGGGAGCGATGTCCTGGAGGCCTCGGGCGCACGGGTCATCGCCCGCCTTTCGGACGGTTCCCCGCCGCCGTCGTTCATGCACGACGCCGGGCGGAGCCGCATCGACGGCGACTCCCTGCGGGAGCTCATCCCCGATGTCGCCGAGCGGGACGTATACGTCTCCGGGTCGCCCGCAAACGTCGACGCCCTTCGCTCCGCCGCCCGCCATGCCGGAGCCCGACGAATCCACGTGGACGCTTTCGCGGGCTACTGA
- a CDS encoding M4 family metallopeptidase, producing MLRRLAAQHEPRLRVIARAAKESLLHIKNLQAVRALPVPVPVPTARQAKPGPPKRTIYDAGSTEALPGKLVRKEKGPAAGDAAADEAYDGLGETHALYAEAFSRNSIDGAGLKLDATVHYGELYDNAFWNGSQMVFGDGDGEIFQRFTKSLSVIGHELAHGVTQYTAALAYRNQAGALNESMSDVFGALVEQYARKQSAAEASWLIGEGLFTDAVQGAALRSMKAPGTAYDDDVLGKDPQPDSMDKYVRTTGDNGGVHINSGIPNRAFCRVALELGGNAWEAPGQIWYNTLSSGSLPATCTFGRFAKATVASAEELFGAGSNEHDAVRTAWETVKVKL from the coding sequence ATGCTGCGAAGGCTGGCGGCCCAGCACGAGCCCCGCCTGCGGGTGATTGCGCGCGCGGCCAAGGAATCCCTGCTACACATCAAGAACCTCCAGGCGGTCCGGGCGCTTCCCGTGCCGGTCCCTGTGCCCACGGCGCGCCAGGCGAAGCCCGGCCCGCCCAAGCGGACCATCTACGACGCAGGCTCCACCGAGGCCTTGCCGGGGAAGCTCGTCCGCAAGGAGAAAGGTCCGGCGGCGGGCGATGCTGCCGCCGATGAAGCCTACGACGGACTCGGCGAAACCCACGCGCTTTATGCCGAGGCGTTCAGCCGGAATTCAATCGACGGCGCCGGGCTGAAACTCGATGCCACAGTCCACTACGGCGAACTGTACGACAACGCCTTCTGGAACGGCAGCCAAATGGTCTTCGGTGACGGCGACGGCGAGATCTTCCAGAGGTTCACGAAGTCGCTCAGCGTGATAGGGCACGAGCTCGCCCACGGAGTCACCCAGTACACGGCAGCCCTCGCCTACCGGAACCAGGCCGGAGCCCTCAACGAGTCCATGTCGGATGTTTTCGGGGCACTGGTGGAGCAGTATGCCAGAAAGCAGTCGGCAGCCGAGGCCAGCTGGCTGATCGGCGAGGGCTTGTTCACCGACGCCGTCCAAGGCGCCGCCCTCCGATCCATGAAGGCACCAGGGACCGCGTATGACGACGACGTGCTGGGGAAGGATCCGCAACCGGACTCCATGGACAAGTACGTCCGAACTACCGGGGACAACGGCGGGGTCCACATCAACTCGGGCATCCCCAACCGGGCGTTCTGCCGTGTTGCCCTGGAGCTAGGCGGCAACGCCTGGGAGGCGCCGGGACAGATCTGGTACAACACGCTGAGCAGCGGCTCACTGCCTGCGACGTGCACCTTCGGACGCTTCGCAAAAGCCACAGTGGCGTCTGCAGAGGAGCTCTTCGGCGCGGGATCAAACGAGCATGACGCAGTCCGCACGGCGTGGGAAACTGTGAAGGTAAAGCTCTAG
- a CDS encoding protealysin inhibitor emfourin, whose translation MKITVQRSGGVAAITRVWTVDAATSEDKRRWLPIVEACPWDQVPSRALAAAQATGRAAGQADRFMYSIRAGQHRATLPETDVTGPWHTLVENAKVEGRETLRR comes from the coding sequence ATGAAAATCACTGTCCAGCGCAGCGGTGGCGTCGCAGCGATCACACGCGTCTGGACCGTGGATGCCGCCACTTCCGAAGACAAGAGACGCTGGCTGCCGATCGTGGAGGCCTGCCCTTGGGACCAGGTGCCATCCCGCGCACTAGCGGCCGCGCAGGCAACCGGCAGAGCGGCCGGGCAAGCCGACCGGTTCATGTATTCGATCCGCGCCGGACAACACCGGGCCACGCTTCCGGAAACCGATGTCACCGGGCCATGGCACACCCTCGTGGAGAACGCCAAGGTAGAGGGACGCGAGACCCTCCGCCGCTAG
- a CDS encoding GlxA family transcriptional regulator — protein sequence MLKTVAIIVVPNFSIFEFGTACEVFGIDRADRGSGVPAFDFRVCTPVPGDVRMKSGLSMHVGLGLEATADADLVIMAPYGRDEDVPESVLAALRAAHARGAWVMSICSGAYALARAGLLDGRRCTTHWHYSQDLASRYPQIHVDENVLYVQDGTIITSAGTAAGIDACLHLIRVELGAHVAAAIARDMVVPPHRDGGQAQYIDRPMPTCGSAPMEALLRWMVENLEHDHSVNELASRLHMSARTFARRFRAETGATPAAWLNSQRVLRAQELLETTELNIDEIAREAGFGHSVLLRHHFAKVLATSPQSYRRAFRGQLAEVG from the coding sequence ATGTTGAAAACGGTGGCAATCATTGTTGTTCCCAACTTCTCGATCTTCGAGTTCGGGACCGCCTGCGAGGTCTTTGGCATTGACCGCGCGGACCGTGGGAGTGGCGTTCCCGCCTTTGACTTCAGGGTCTGCACTCCCGTCCCCGGAGACGTGAGGATGAAGTCCGGGCTGTCGATGCACGTCGGCCTGGGCCTGGAAGCCACGGCCGATGCCGACCTGGTCATCATGGCTCCCTACGGACGGGATGAGGACGTGCCGGAGTCTGTATTGGCTGCGCTACGGGCGGCGCACGCGCGCGGGGCCTGGGTCATGTCAATTTGTTCCGGGGCGTACGCGCTTGCCCGTGCAGGCCTCCTTGACGGGCGCCGCTGCACCACGCACTGGCATTATTCACAGGACCTCGCCAGCAGGTACCCGCAGATTCACGTGGACGAAAATGTGCTCTACGTCCAGGACGGAACGATCATCACAAGTGCCGGCACGGCCGCCGGCATTGACGCCTGCCTGCATCTGATTCGCGTCGAGCTTGGCGCCCACGTTGCTGCTGCCATTGCCCGTGACATGGTGGTTCCGCCGCACCGCGACGGCGGCCAAGCCCAGTACATCGACCGGCCCATGCCCACGTGCGGCTCCGCGCCCATGGAGGCATTGCTGCGCTGGATGGTGGAGAACCTCGAGCACGACCACAGCGTCAACGAACTGGCTTCCCGGCTGCACATGTCCGCCCGGACCTTCGCACGCCGGTTCCGGGCCGAAACAGGTGCCACGCCGGCGGCTTGGCTCAACTCGCAACGCGTGCTCCGGGCACAGGAACTCCTTGAAACCACGGAGCTGAACATCGACGAAATTGCGCGCGAAGCCGGATTCGGACATTCCGTGCTGCTGCGGCACCACTTCGCCAAGGTCCTGGCCACGAGCCCGCAGTCGTACCGGAGGGCTTTCCGTGGCCAATTGGCGGAGGTCGGCTAG
- a CDS encoding helix-turn-helix transcriptional regulator, translating into MIQTSARLLQLLSLLQVRREWTGPALAKRMGVTERTVRRDVDKLRNLGYPIHASPGIAGGYQLGAGAQLPPLLLDDNEALAVALGLNSVAAGPVAGIGEASVRALAKLEQVLPARLRPKFAMLKAAVTTLPSNAASVDPQQLTVVSAAIADKRQLSFDYVKADGEAGRRLVEPYRLVDTGRRWYLVAWDVDREDWRTFRADRIATLPAERKKYVPRPLPAKDLADYVQRSVTRSPYRYDVVVRLRAPIAEVAAVVGPQLASLSDDGGNATLLRAGWDSLAQPAAHLAALDMDFEIISPEEFKDYARTMAGRLENAAGHRGLQGDAPPQ; encoded by the coding sequence ATGATCCAAACATCCGCGAGGCTGCTGCAATTGCTGTCCTTGTTGCAGGTCCGGCGTGAATGGACCGGCCCGGCATTGGCCAAGCGGATGGGTGTCACGGAGCGCACCGTCCGCCGTGATGTCGACAAGCTCCGGAACCTCGGCTACCCCATCCACGCCTCGCCGGGGATAGCCGGCGGTTACCAACTGGGCGCCGGGGCGCAGCTCCCGCCGCTGCTGCTCGACGACAATGAAGCACTCGCCGTCGCACTGGGGCTCAACTCCGTGGCGGCGGGTCCGGTCGCCGGTATCGGCGAAGCGTCGGTTCGAGCCTTGGCCAAGCTTGAGCAGGTGCTGCCTGCACGGCTCCGCCCGAAGTTCGCGATGCTCAAGGCCGCGGTCACCACACTTCCGAGCAACGCGGCGTCGGTAGACCCCCAGCAGCTCACGGTGGTCTCAGCGGCCATCGCGGACAAGCGACAACTCAGTTTTGACTATGTCAAGGCTGACGGCGAGGCTGGCCGGCGTTTGGTGGAGCCATACCGGCTGGTGGACACCGGGCGGCGCTGGTACCTGGTCGCTTGGGATGTGGACCGGGAAGACTGGCGCACGTTCCGCGCCGACCGCATCGCCACGCTTCCGGCCGAACGGAAGAAGTACGTGCCGCGCCCCCTGCCGGCCAAGGATCTCGCGGACTACGTCCAGCGCTCCGTGACCCGCTCGCCGTACCGTTACGACGTCGTCGTGCGGCTCCGCGCCCCGATCGCCGAGGTGGCCGCCGTCGTCGGCCCGCAGCTCGCGAGCTTGAGCGACGACGGCGGGAACGCCACCTTGCTCCGCGCCGGCTGGGACAGCCTGGCGCAGCCCGCGGCACACCTCGCAGCGCTCGACATGGACTTCGAAATCATCTCCCCTGAAGAATTCAAGGACTACGCGCGCACTATGGCCGGGCGACTGGAAAATGCGGCCGGGCATCGCGGACTGCAAGGCGACGCGCCGCCACAGTAG